CTCAAAGACAATGTCATAGAGTTACATTTGTAGGAAGCAGGATTTAATTTGAGCTCTCACAGGTATTAAGTTGATGAACTGAAATCAAAAACTTTTCCCAACAAAAGGGGTTATTTTAGTGCAGGCTTGATGGTGTAGCATTACAGCTGTTGCAGAATCCCTGACCTATAAGCAGGAATGGCTGGCGTGCAGGGTGCTGTGGTCCTGGCAGAGGACACACTACTGCTGCACATGCAAAACACTCACAGCAAAGTATGCAAAGGTGTTATTTGAGCACAGTGCCACTGTTTAGCCAAACTAGAACACCTGTGCAGATTTACTATCTTTTGCTTACTCGTCTATTTGTTCAGTTAACAAGTGAAATGTAAAGGGCTGAGGATCAATTACACACTCAACATTAAAGTTGCTAAGGTTGGCCTAAGATGACGGCCTTAAAGGTGCTGtcggtaggattgcgaagatccaggacttaggcTGCTTGCACACTactggctcccatgttaacaggttagaacttgcacactgcctgcgtgacatgTACGTATCAGGCACGTATCAGGCACGGCTCGAGCCGCGaagaaaacgcgtgcatgctagaaataggaccgatgcctatttttcacgcgacatgcaagcgtgttggaagcgtttccaggcaaaatagaatacaaaaagatgtttatatgtcattttgacacaaatacatttaataaatgacattttgatgtttgaaagtctctaggttttgacataaatgcagatataaatgtaacttaaaaaaatagtaataattatcgattttcaaatattgcacctgtcaatacagaacgaaatattctgtagcccattttgccgtcaatactgccgacgttgtctttgctgtaatcaaatcagtaggcctatatatttatgtttaacatgacaTATACacgtttatttctttttatcaatgggaaacatacatgtgtacagacaaggctagcagtagcagtagcagcagcagcgctgcgtcagacacgtttctgatgtgcaaagacatagaaaacgccacgcagctgccacgcaactgacacgcaacagaaatgtCACGCTCACGccatgcagccagtgtgcagaCGGCCTTagccaaaaaaatttaacatcgacaacttcccagtccctcccccctttccgctaaagcctaAAACGGTCCCTTAAGCctctccccccacaagggagaattaatgtgtgtgcattagcagtgacacacagttagacctcgcactacaggctgtaggtggtgccagaggagccaatttcttctttttttattacctgcttcatgtagttctactcaaacatagggtcagtttcagcaaatatgacagaaagttagttttataagtcttacctactgcacctttaattagCAGAAACATTGTTTTACCTCTGGGTTCCTATCTGATACAAAATATaagacattaaagtgatggttcggagtaattcaccctagggtcctttgcaccatgacctcgagccaaacaccccccagaagcttttttcacctgggtctaacattgggagagttagcgtagagtagcgttatcagctgaatagcttagcgcaggggctaacggaccgaCGTTTGTATCTCGAATAATACCCCATGCGAATATTAACGCCTACGAATGTATCAAACCAAACCCCCTAAAAAAATTATAGTTATGCTCTtataaacgatggattgtaaagtttgtaggtacaccagaagttttATATAACACTTtcgcctgctggcttctgctctctgctgttgttgctgctgtaagacgagtgcttagggccgtctacaaaaaaaaaaaaaacactgaaaagagatgcaacaaaaatatttattaatttaacttttttttttaagtaagtgctgtagtttAACTAGCAGGacacaagtaataattgaggtgtgtttggagacattaccttatttaatcattgaattaatacatatttttgttgtaactcttttcggtgtagtaatttgtagacggccctaagcacttgtctaactgcaggtagcagcagcagcagcaacagagagctgaagagagcaggcaagtgttcataaacttctggtgtacttacaaactttccaatccatcgttttatgagagcataacctatttgtactacttgtagacgtttggtatcatttcgggcattattagtggggtaacttacaagatacaaacatgggtccattagcccctgcgctaagctattcagctgataacgctactctagctaactctcccaatgttatacccaggtgaaaaagcttcggGGGtgttggctcgaggtcatggtgcaaaggaccctagggtgaattactccgaaccatcactttaataacaCATTTGACTACGACAGGACTGGACACACACTAAGACAACttcattatttattatgtaaaaatCAAATAGCATCTTATATACAGTCatagaaaaaacaaatcaaatgtttGCAATATTACAATGGAATATTGTCAGGATCAACACTGGACAATAAAACAGGCCATTGCAGTGATGTAAACCTCCTGCAAATGACTTACTCCAAGAAGTATAACTGTATGCCTTCCTGTaaacacaaaagaaaagtgAGATTAAAGTTGAAAATACTATGCGGTACGTCAgtcttggtaaaaaaaaaaagaaaagccctATGTTAATGTTCCTGCTTTGTTCTGATGGGAGGTTGAGTCCTACCACTCATTTTGTCATTGTTGAGTTGACATCACAAAATATTAAGTATGGCTGGTAACAACACTCATGTTTATGTATCAGTGCATGGGCGAGATGATGAAATCTGTAGAGTAGCTGAATGTCACGGTTCGTTATCAGTACAAAGATAAATGAGAAGCAACGTATATTAACGTTCCATCTATCCCCTTCAGGATTATTTATTAACTTGGTTAATTCAAGTCCTTGGCTGATTCATTTTCCACTGGCACCTATGTTACTTATTACATAAAACCATGCAATCAATAAACATGCTCTATGTATACAAATGTCCATGCAATAGCTGGACTGAACTGATCCCCATGATATTAATATGAACTTTATAACTTAAGACTTAACAAATATACATTGTGAAAATGCATTCTATGCATTGGTTTGTGCAGAGGATGTCCACTAAAGTATTCAGCAGTTGTCAGTACTTAAACAGCTACACTGTATTATTTAATTCCTGCGTGTTGTGGTACTGTAGGCAGCAGAGGCTAAAGCCATTCACACGATAGCTCCTTTTTGGTCCCACGGAATGTCTCTAGAGCAATTGTTCATAACATGTTAGcgatgtaaaacaaaaaaaattgtcaaactGCAGGATGTATATTACATTTTCagggaaagatgaatataaatCTGACATAatttcctaaactcaacagTCAGTGTAATAACCTTCTTTGTTTTTTACCCCAAATGCTTAAAGTTAGCCCAGTATGCAACTCCATCACATACATATTGGGCATCGGAACAATCCGACATAGCTTTTGTCCAAATAATGCTTAGTTGTAAGTAGGACCTCATTCCATAAATCCGCAGAAACAAGGACAATCTTGATTATAAATTACTTTAGGGGAAATCATAAATGGTTATCTAGGGAAGTCACTAGAGCCAAATAACTTGTGTTTATGTACctgtacacaaaaaaacaaaaaacacacacacaatacagccACAGTGTGCACCAGAAACAAATCTATCATCAAACGAATCATTATGGCAGGTTGTCTGCATAATAGGGCTAAAAAACCCTACGCTGTCAATGGTCTTTTAAACAAGACCTAGGAACTACATTTTGTCAAACAATAATGTCTTTAATTGTAATGCTTGCTCCTAAATACAGACATGAATACCTTCTTCAAACCTCGACCCTCCACTGTCCTAGAGTTTAACAACCACCTCACACTGACACGCTTCATTATTTTGTAAACAAGATGCACTTGATGCATCTGGCACCCTCCTTCAGCGGTCAGCCACTACTCTGCCCGTGCGGTCAGGTTCTGTGCTTCCTCTGTCTGTTCCAAGTTTCACACCACTTCATCAGACTCCAGGTTGTATTCTTCATACAGCGCATCTAGGATGGCCAGCTGCTTCTCCATGGCAGGCAAATACAATCCCAGGTCCCTGTGCACGCCGCTGGTAAAGCCGCCCTTCAGCTCGTCGCCCGCTCTTGACACTAAGGCAGCGGCGAAACTTTGATAAGACGGAGCAGCTCTCAGTGCCAACTGGGGAAATAGAAGCATGCGATGGTCACACTCCAAGAATAGATGAACCTCAAGGGGGAGGGGGAAATGAAAGCATTGGTGAGAGTAAGAAATACCTACAGCAAAAACGCCTCGCACAACCCATCCGTGGTACTGCCGAAGGGTCTTTCCATAGGCGTTATCTGGGCGAGAGAATAGACAGAACATGACGAATCTCGTACATGCATTAGGTTCCACGTATTTAACTTGTTTGTAGATTTGTGCATCGTAGAAATCGGACTCACTTAGCGCTCCGTGGATGTCTTGCTCTCCTGCGTTGACCTCCGACAGAAACTCTTTGAGGAACATCAGGCCCCGTCTGAGCCACAGCAGAGCCTCGGTGGCCGAGTTACGCACCCGGGAATTCTCTGTCTGGACTTCATGCAGCACGATGGACTGTAGTGTGGGGAAGCTGGCAGGCTCCGACATCAGCTTCTGGTGAATTTTCTACAGGGTTAAGAGACAGGTTGATATAGTAACATGAACTGGAAAAAGATCCCGATTCTACTCTGCCATCGTTCTTACTTTGATTTACCAAAACCATAAGTACTACTTTTTAACAGCTCAAAAAGTGATTTGATCTAGTGTGCCTTGACAGAAGGAGGATATGAGTGATAAGCCAAATGCTTGACTTTCAAGCTAAACAAGGAGTGGAGCAgtattatactgtatacagcAAATCTCCTTGTTGAAATATTATGTAGGAGATCGTAAAgtactagaggtgttgaaattaatcaaatgatCAATGCATcaaatcgtggacatggacgatgctgcatcggttatcggcaggctcataatcgattatttctgtttacaatttaatgtaggcctaacaatatttctgtttacatattctgttatgttttgcacattcagaaagtgccatgtgctcagtgctgtagttttatgtatccaatttatttagtaatagagcactgcagaatgttttgttttttaagcttgaaaagctatgaattaaatatcctacatggctttaatagaaaaatgtatttgatgcatTGTGACGCATCGAGATTGATCGAAttgggagatcagtgaagattcacacctctataaAAGTACTAATGTTGATTCATCCGGTTTGGCATTCCATGTTTAGCACGATTTAGAGGCACTTCTGAAAAACTATGTCATCATTTTGTCTTGTTTAAAAGTGAAATCTGCTTTAAGATAACATATTAATGACATGTACACGTACCTTGATATTTCCaacaaaatccattttaactgGTGCAAACACAGTGGATCCCAACTTGTCTGAGAAGAGAAAATCCATGATCATTTCTTTGTTCCCTATGAAGAAAGGATTCTTAGTTTGGTGTTATTTAGGACAGTGATGAATGCAGCTGAGGGCAGGAAACCCTGTGTAACAAGTTCAGAAGATTTCACCTTTTCGCTGCAGATTTGATGGGAAAGAAATGTAGGCTTGTGACACACTAGAAGACCTTAGATCCTTAGCATTTCTGAAAGCATGCTGCATGGCGTACAGGATATGAAACGGATATTACTTGTATCTGGGTCTGTGTCAAGATTTGACTGGAGACATGTTTGAGCGCAGCTGGAGGTGAGGACCtgctcgctctacattatcctgcTTATTGCATGGCTACTTAATGAAGAAATCAACTACgaatttaaaaatgatttcattAATTGAAAAATGGTCCTCTAGAGTCTACGATCAGAACTGCGTCCATAGCACTAGTGTTATTTATGGCAGCGGACTGCCATAAATAACAGACCGTAGAATACTGtaattgaccaatcagaatcgagtattcaacAAAGccttgtaataaataaataatatttttagtCTTTAGTACACAGCTTTGTTGAATACTTGATCCTGACTGGTCAATTACAGCATTCTATGGTCTGTTATTCACGCAGTTTTGATCATAGACTCTGGAggaccatttttaaatcaatattttgtgtcaaattattgatttctTTGGTAAGTAGCCGTGAAATaagcgggataatgtagagcaagCGGGTCCTGCATCACCCGGTTTAATAATGACccgctcgctctacattatcccttacatattACACTGGCCATCTGACATATGTGCAAATTAAACACTGTTGTTACATCTCTCTGCAAGTCTCTCATACCACCAGATAATTACAGATTATCAAAAATCCTAATCCAACCTGTCCTCATATTTATTGGGCCAAATCTGATAAAACTTATTTTTAGTCAACCGCCTGTCAATTCCCTCTAAAACTGGCAAACAAGATGTTGTTTTTAAAGTCGTTCACTTGTTTATATTGTTACTGTGAGTGGCCATATGGATCTATGTGTAGTACACTGTGTAGATGTGTAATGCACAAAGACAAGGCCACACAGCCACATGAACAGGTATGAGCTAACAACAAATCCAGAtagactgaagaaaaaaaaaaacattcaggtACAGGAGGAAATAATCGGGGCATGAAAGGATTATGATGAACCCAAGACAAAAAGCTGCCACCTCATTAAATACAGATGATGTGAATGATGGAGCATAAACAAATGACAAGTAAAATAGTGGGAAGAAGGGTGAAATGACCACATGTGAGAAAGCGGAAAAGAttaagaggaggagagactgaAAAGTGACCGGCCTACCTAATACTGGTACTATTGCATAGCATGAGTCCAAAAACTCTTGTGTAGGGATACCATTGTCGTCGTCCAGTCTTATATCACTAAATCTAAAAAAGTAGAACAGATTCAAACAAGAGAATATATTAGAGGTAAGTATGTCATTTCAATTTTTATTTGATCAactcaaacagaaaaaaagaaaaaagggtacAAACGTCCAAACCAAGCCTGAGAAATGATTCACACAGTGTCATGCAATTCTAAACCTGACAATACCTGAGGCTATTCTGCTACTTTGATAACAATCTGACAGTTTCTTTTGTTGCTAATGTTAATGCTCATCAACTTTAAAAGACCATCTCCAGAATGCACATACTGTAGTCCCCATCTTGCAGTTGAATACTGGCTAAGTGAGACAATGATTTTCTGCATTATAATGTTTACGTTGTGACTAAATATTACATAAATGATTATAAACACTCTAATCAGTTGTTCAGTAACACTCTCCAggctcttaaaaaagaaagtaaaatatgattgaaatacagagtgaaacaaaaaaaagctttacaAACCCAAATATCAGATGAGGGCCTCTCTGTGCCATGTGATCAAGAGAGAACACACTAATATAAAACACTTATAATGACATCTTGAAATGGATTCAGTTAAAATGTTCCAAACCTGTTATTATATATCTAGTCTGTGCAACATGGTAATACAATTTATATATTTCCACAAACTAAGTAACTGTGCAGTTTAGTCAAAAGTTGCAGCAGAAGTGCAGAGCCTCAAAAGACAAGAATACTACACAGAGCTTAGACTGATTAACCCTAATACTGTCATAGTGAATTATCGCAGACAATCATACAGTAACTTCATACGGTAACGAATGTGTCCTAAAGGATGTGACCTTCCTGAGTAGCATTTTCATACCTGTGACTCATTGTGCTGAAGAAAGTTTCCACCTGATCGGTGTCTTCTGGCTCTGTTGAATCTCTGGAAGTCTGGCCCTCCTGTTGAGCCTCTTCTTGGTCTGGGACAGCTTCCTGTTGGTGCCGAGGCTGGACAGCGTTCGCttccttgttgttgttgtcctgCTCTCCGTGATTTTGGTCCGCTTTGTGCTTCTGCTCTTCTTTTGTCTCCTTTTGATCGTCAACTTCGTTTTCCTCGTCCCCCTCTGCTGGTTGGTCGTAGTGTTCAATCTCAGAGGTATTCTGGGTAGTGTGTAACTGAGGATCGACTCCCCCCTCGGCGACTGAGCTGATGCTGTTGGCCGCATCAATGTCTGTGTGACACAGTGAACAAACAGTAAACATGTGCAATGTATGTAACCAGACAAAGGGGTAAACAGAATATGGTTTCGGTCAAGATGTTTATCACAGCAAGTCTGAAGcccagttttcatcagactggGTGTTGCAAATTGTGGAAACAGCTTTCAACAACTGCACAACTGTCATGTAGACTTATTATTAACCACTTGAAGGGTACACCGATGCAAACCTCATGCTCATCCTTCATTTAGTGTTTCAATAAAATTATATGACAAACTTCAAGAGCAGCACTACATTGTGTATtgagtagagatgcaccgatagaccggccggtgaccggaattggccggttttcacgtgctcggccatgaccggcgaccggcaggtcagtctgacatttgcCGATTTCATGctggtcaacgctacaattaactgacaacataagttatacgagttacagttctcaaggacgcacgcacacacggacgcgacagcccagtctctttttcctttctctcaacttctccgccTTTTGTCTCGCGTACACGCTCGCAGTGTGTAGCGCGTGTCCGctacatgtagggaacctcgtgaattaacctgcaacatgtcagctatttaaaaattcttcagcgtgtgtgcagaaattaacaagtttgcaatatgcaaatttgtaatcggtgcatctctagtattGAGTATAGCTGCACTGACCTCTATGGGTTGAAAGCCTCAATAGGTCACCAAACCTCACAGATGGGTTTGGTAAGGGGTGACTGGTTTCAGTTGTGACCACACCCGACTGTGATTTAGCATAGCGCTTCGTGAAATGCTTTTCAttactttctttttgttttgctttgtttttttttgtccaatacAGAAAGGACTAACACCTTAATTACAATACAGCAAAATGTTCTTCAACTCTTTCATATCTCGTAAAAGTCTGACAATGAGTTGTTGTTTTAATATTGGACTATCAAACAATTGTGTAAAAACATTCTGTCTACATTTTCTTAGATGTGTAACAGTGTTAACTGGCACTATTGCATCGTATCACGTCTGAACCAAACGTATGTAATATATTCTTATGCAACATGATGTAAACTATGTATCACAAGAGAGGTCTCttttatgtactgtattattTATAGGCATCTCATCAGTACACTTAAAAATGTATCATGCGTTTTAAATAATGTATGATTGCATTTACGGTGAGATAGCATATGTATTATAGATAACCCAAAACAATAACTTGGAAAAGATTTAGGTCTTATTTTCCATCACTGGCAGTAGCTTCCTCCTATATAAAGGCTTTGTTACTGCTAAGGAAAATGCAATATTGTAACTGGGGCATCCATCACTGTCTGCTCACTAAAAGGCAATAATCCATCCACATCAGTTCAGATGGTGTATACACAACAACCAGGCCCCTTTTGATGTGTGTGGTCTTTCCTTTATGGAATGCAGTAATGGTTTTCAGTTCAGGAAACTCGTAAAGTGACTGTTTGGACATCTGACTCACCTGATGGGGAAGGATGTTGTTCTGGTCTATCTGGCTCATCTGGCCCTTCTACTCCAGAGTCAAGGCTCTGGTTGTCATGTGCAATTGCTTCTCCTGAGGATTCAGACAAATCTCTCCATCTGGAATGAATTTGAGTGCACAATGTTAACTCTAAAACTTGGGATGCACTTATTTTGGGCAAATATAATTGGCAATTGTGTCTAGTGCCACAGAAATGCAACATTAATGGCAAAATATTACTACATCAACAGCAAACGCAATGGGTATTTCATTTTTCACCTCACTTTGCTAAGTGCTACTTTGAACATCTATGTGACAGTTAATGAGTGAGGAAGAAACAATGTCgacaatataaatacataatgaCAGAAAAAAGCAACCTACTTTTCTCCAAGGTTGTGGTTTAAATGATTGACAGGTTTAATCTGTTGGAGAAACAAGACATTAGGGGgtcatatatgtatgtataattaAACAACCTGTACCCTTTATACTAGATTtagtaaattgtaatttccccactagggatcaataaacagtataaattattattagatGCTATTAGGTTATCTGATTAGACACATAAGTGGTGACAAATGTACCTTCTGAGGTTTGATGGCTGCTACTGGAGGAGACCCTGGTGGACTCTGTGTTGCCATATCCGTACTAAAAGAACGGTTTGCTATCTGCATGCATTCCTCCAGAGTCTTAAGAAAGGTGGTGCATGTAGACTTTACCATGTTTCCAGTGTCTATTCCGGTCTGAaaagggcacacacacatacacattggcCAACATAGCCCTAAATGTCCCGACACGTTAAGTCTGTTCTTTGGTAACAGCAAACTAAATCTGCTCAAATCTATAAagctttaaagaaaatgtacttGTGATAACATTTTCTGTCTGTCACAGCACACAACAATTTGATCTCTTGCTAGTTGCAAGTTCGGCTACCCTACTGTATACTGCAGCTTCACACCAACAGCAGCTTCTCTTATTTCATCAGTTCGTCCAAACCTTAACCTTACCTCCGCTGTGTCTGCTAGCTCATCATTCTCCTTTATTTTGTTGACTTGTTGTAGAAGAAGGTCACAGTACAATCGGAGTTCTGACATCTTAGTTTTCAGTGCCTCTGTGTTCTCGTGGAGCTCTGTAATAATAACAGCAAATGAGCCAACGTTTTGGGAAAACGTTTACAATATTTTACAATAGAATACTAGCTGTTAAAGCGCAATCCATGCATCCAAAtacctttctctctttttgttcGGTTGTCTGTAAGGCAAGCTTTGGATGTTCCCAGTGCCACCAGCCATTTCTGCCTCTCTGCTGCATTGATGGCTCTGAGGTAAAAGTACTGCTCTCCTGGTATGGTCAGGTCAACTCGTGTAGAGTCAGAGGAATGAACTAATAAAGCACAGCAGCAAACAAGGAGAGATGCTTGTCAGGACTTCATCCAAAAGTCAGAATAAagtctctcactcactcactcactcacaaatACAGTTAGACAGGACGAGTGAGCCATATACCGACCTTGGATTTCACATACTGAAATCTTAATGCTGCCCTTGCAACCTTTCCAGGCATCTTCTTGGGAGTCATAGTAAGACAACGTTCCTCCATCAAGCACAAACCAACGAGGTTGCCAACCTGAAATATAAATGCATTTATGTTTAGATCATTGCAACGGTGCTGTTTAACGAGTAACGTTATGGGTATTTCACTCTTCAATGTTGGAAATCAATTCGTAAAAGTCACAATAAAACAGcgttatctaacgttagcttcatAAACTTGGAAAGAGTTAAACCTTACGTTATGTTAgcaacagctaacgttaattgTTAAATCAGATTATAATGGCAGATGGAGGGAACTTCCTAAATTAGAAAGCGCTAAAATTACATGTTAAGACTACATAAATAAGGTTAACTTCTAATTCGTTAAACAGCTATTAACGCTAATTTAACAACGTCAaagagaagctaacgttagttaattgAAAGTGGTGTTCCGATAGTTTGACTgacggtagctaacgttaacgttgctagctagctgccttaAAACAAACACTATAACCAATAACACGCAGCCAGTGTGGGGTGAACTTACCACTTATGTAATTGGTCCACTTATGCAGCATTCCTTCCATTGTTTAATTATGTGGTTTTGCCGTTCATTACTTGTTTATCATAACAAGATATGATGCACAGCTGATTGCAGCGACTCCATCGGGCCCCGAGTGAGATTAGTGGAGTAACGTCCTAGGCTTTACATTTCACCTACGTACATAAACGTGCGTAAACTTTGTGTGAATAGAGCTCGAAAAGAGAGACTAACGACGTTCCTCCCGTTTTACATCAGAGGGATTAATACTGTGGGTGCGGATTATGGTGATTGACACAAAAAAGAACCAATAGAATAAAAGAATATAGATAAAGGGCGGAGTTTTGGAATAAATTATCCAATTGAAGAGGGAGGAGGGCAGACAACTGAACAGTGGCTGTGTTCAGGCGTTCATGCAGAAGTTGGCTGCCACGTAGTTGGCATTCCTGCCATGCATTTATTTTAGGGCACGTTATTGCATTTGTGTTGAAAGGTTCAAATACGCATTTTGTAAGTTTTGCGAGTAAGTGATCATTTTGTCTAtcaa
The DNA window shown above is from Perca fluviatilis chromosome 7, GENO_Pfluv_1.0, whole genome shotgun sequence and carries:
- the plekha8 gene encoding pleckstrin homology domain-containing family A member 8, with translation MEGMLHKWTNYISGWQPRWFVLDGGTLSYYDSQEDAWKGCKGSIKISVCEIQVHSSDSTRVDLTIPGEQYFYLRAINAAERQKWLVALGTSKACLTDNRTKREKELHENTEALKTKMSELRLYCDLLLQQVNKIKENDELADTAETGIDTGNMVKSTCTTFLKTLEECMQIANRSFSTDMATQSPPGSPPVAAIKPQKIKPVNHLNHNLGEKWRDLSESSGEAIAHDNQSLDSGVEGPDEPDRPEQHPSPSDIDAANSISSVAEGGVDPQLHTTQNTSEIEHYDQPAEGDEENEVDDQKETKEEQKHKADQNHGEQDNNNKEANAVQPRHQQEAVPDQEEAQQEGQTSRDSTEPEDTDQVETFFSTMSHRFSDIRLDDDNGIPTQEFLDSCYAIVPVLDKLGSTVFAPVKMDFVGNIKKIHQKLMSEPASFPTLQSIVLHEVQTENSRVRNSATEALLWLRRGLMFLKEFLSEVNAGEQDIHGALNNAYGKTLRQYHGWVVRGVFALALRAAPSYQSFAAALVSRAGDELKGGFTSGVHRDLGLYLPAMEKQLAILDALYEEYNLESDEVV